The window AGGCGCGCGACACCGAGGTCGGCGAAGCGCTTCACCGTGTCGAGATCGAGGCCGCCACCAGCGGTTATCTCGATGGCGTCGGCGTCGCGGCCGGCGTCTTTGGCCGCCGTACGCATGATGTCGAGCAGCGGCGGGAGGTCGTCGATCGTGCTCTGCGCCGGGAAGAAGCCGTCGCCGAGACGCCCGGCGCGCCGGGCCGCCGCCGGGGTGTGGCCCCCGACCACGATCGGCACCCCACCGGCCTGCACGGGCGCGGGCAGCACGTGCACGTCGGTGAAGTCGAAGAACTCGCCGTGGTGCGTGGCCGGGTTCTGGGTCCAGGCGGCGCGTAGCGCCCCGATCGCATCGTCAGTGCGCTTGGCCCGCTCGGCGAAGGGGATGCCGAGCGCCGAGAACTCCTCGGCCAGCCAGCCCACGCCGACGCCGAGGGTGAGGCGGCCCTTCGACAGCTGGTCGAGCGTCGCCAGCTCCTTGGCCAGCACCAGCGGGTTGCGCTGCGGCAGGATCAACACGCCGGTCGCCAGGCGCAGATTGGTCGAGTTCGCCGCCATGTACGTCAGCCAGATCAGCGGATCCGGGATCGGGCTGTCCTCGGGTCCGGGCATGCGGCCCGTCGGCGAGTAGGGGTACGGCGACTGGTAACCCTTCGGCACCACCACGTGTTCGACGGTCCACACCGACTCGATGCCGAACTCTTCGCACGCCGCCGCCATCGCTGCTGCATGATCGGGTAGGCCCCAGGGTCCGACGTTCGCGAAAATGATCCCGAATTTCATGGAGGCGGACCCTAGTGAGCGATCCGAGCGATCAGTGAGCGAAGAGTGGCTGAAGGGCAAGCTGCTGGTTTCGCTGCCCAACGTGCGCGAGGACGCGTTCTACCGCACCGTCGTGCTCGTGCTCGCCCACGGTCCCCAGGGCGCACTCGGCGTCGTGCTCAACCGTCCGACGGGGATCGACCTCGCCGAGATCTTCCCCGAGTTGAAGGCCGAGGCCGCCGAACCCTCCGTCATCTTCAGCGGTGGACCGGTCGAACCCGACGGGATCATCTGCCTGGCGCGGGGAGTCTCGGCCGACGAGCGCCCCGGCTTCGCCCCGGTGCTCGACCACTGGGGTTCGATCGACCCGCGGGCGCTGCCCCCCGAAGGCGTCGACCACGTGCGGGTGTACCGCGGCTACGCCGGTTGGTCGGCGCGCCAGCTCGAGTTCGAACTGGCGCGGGGCTCGTGGCTCGTCACCGACGTCGGACCCTTCGACCTCACGAGCGACGAACCCGAGGGGCTGTGGGAGCGCGTGCTCGAACGACGCGGGCCCAAGTACGCGCGCCTCAAGAACGTCCCCCGCGATCCATCATTGAACTGATGATGTTCTCCCCGAAGGCGACGCGCTTCTTCGAGCAACTCGCGGCCGACAACACCAAGGCGTTCTGGACCGAGCACAAGGCCGAGTACGACGAGTTCGTGCGCGCCCCGATGGTGGCGCTCACCGACGAACTGGCCAAGACCTACGGCCCCTTCCACATCTTCCGGCCCAACCGCGACATCCGCTTCTCGAAGGACAAGACGCCGTACAAGACCAACATCGCGGCGACGGCCGAGACCGAAGGCGGGGCGTCGGTCTACGTCAGTTTCTCCGCCGACGGGCTCTACGCCGGAACCGGTTACTACCGCTTCGCCAAGGACCAGATCGAGCGCTATCGCGCCGCCGTCGCCAACGACGGCACCGGCGCCGCGTTGGTGAAGCTCGTCGCCGCGGCGCGCCAGAAGGGCTACGAGGTCCACGGTGAATCGCTCAAGGTGGCGCCGCGGGGCTACGCCAAGGACCACCCGCGCGTCGACTTGCTCCGCCACGCCGGCCTCTACGTCGGCCGCGTCGTCGACGACGACAAGGTGAAGGCGTCGTTGCGCGGGGGCGCGCCCGTGGCCGCGTGGCTCGACGAGCACGTCGGCCCCACGACCATCCTCCCCGAAGACTGGCGCCGCTAGACCGTTTTCCCAGCATCTGTCGACAATGTGGACTCTTCCTGTTTCGATGCGGCACCGGGGACACGACGGAGTTCGCTCTGCGACCACCCAGTGCATGAGTCCGTACGCCTGTGACTTCGTGATGCGGCCGACCGGACGGTGCCACGTGGCCATCAGTCGGCCTTTGATGTATGTGTCGAGTGCCCACGGGACAGTCGACGACAAGGGCGCCCGAGATCGCTGACTTATGCGTGCTCTGCACGGAGCGCATGCGTACGGTTTTGGACGTGGGTACGCGGCCATGCGTGCTTTGTGGACAAGCAGATGGACCGCTGACTCGAGAGCACACACGGGGTTGACTTCGCGCTGCCGGGCCATGCGAGCGGCGTCGTACGGGCCGCGTGCGAGTCGTGTCGCGTCTGGGTGAACACGACTGTCGAGGAACCTGCCCAGGCTCTCTGGAGAGACGGTTCCGCGGAACCGCTTTCGGGTCGCGACGTCACCGCGGGGACGCTTTCGTGGTCCGCGTCAACCGCACATCGCGGCACTTAGGCGCTCTCGACTTTCGCGTGCAGTTGGGGACGCTGGAGGCACTTCACCGAAGGCTCTCACGTCCCTAACTGCACGTCGAAGCCCCGAGCGGCAACCCACGCACGAATGCCGGATATAGCGCTGCTGACGCCTAGGACTGCGCGGCGATTTCCTCGAGAAATGGGCGGGCGTAGGTGACCTTGCCGGTGAGGACCTGCGGGTCGCCCGTCACCATCGCGTAGGCGGCGTCGACCATCCGCTCCATCGGCTCGAGGTTCTCTTCGCCCACCAACTTGTCGAGCTTGTGGTGCACGACGCCGGGCGTGGCGATGACGCCGCTGGGCGACAGGCAGTTGACCGCGATGTTGTCGCGATACGCCTCGGCGGCGAGGCCCGTCGAGAAGCGCTCGAGCGCCGCCTTGCACATGCCGTAGACGGCGCCGCCCCGCATGCCCATGCCGTAGGGCGGACCCTGGGGGTGGCGCGCCGCTCCCGAGGAGATGTTGAGGATCCAACCCTGCTTGCGCTCGCGCATCGACGGCAGCACCGCTTGGCACAGCTCGAAGGGCGCCTTGACCTGCACGTCGAACATGAGGTCGTAGTGGCGCTCGGAGAAGTTGTCGATCGGCTCGAAGTAGGTGATCGCCGCGTTGTTGACGAGGATGTCGATCGGGCCGAACTCCTTGACGACCGCGGGCACGAGCGCGTGGCGGTCGTCGTGGTCACCGAGGTCGGCGCGGAACGCGGCGGCGATCCCGCCGCCGTCGTTGATCGCCTTGACCGTGGTGGTCACGCTGCCGGCGAACTGGTGGTCGCCTTCTTCGAGCGTGCGGGCGCTGACCGCGACCGCGGCACCGGCGGCGCCGAGTCGCTTGGCGATGAACTCACCGATGCCGCGGCTCGCACCGGTGACGAGCGCCACCTTCCCCTTAAGCGGAGTCTCCATGGCGCTGTTGTAGCTCGCGGCGCAGCAGCTTGCCCGTGGCGTTGCGCGGCAGCGCGTCGACGAAGCGCACGTCGCGGGGCACCTTGTGGCGCGCCAGGTGCGCCTTCACGTAGTCCTTGAGCTCCTCGTCGCCCACCTCGTCGCGGGTGACGACGTAGGCCGCGAG is drawn from Acidimicrobiales bacterium and contains these coding sequences:
- a CDS encoding LLM class F420-dependent oxidoreductase, which produces MKFGIIFANVGPWGLPDHAAAMAAACEEFGIESVWTVEHVVVPKGYQSPYPYSPTGRMPGPEDSPIPDPLIWLTYMAANSTNLRLATGVLILPQRNPLVLAKELATLDQLSKGRLTLGVGVGWLAEEFSALGIPFAERAKRTDDAIGALRAAWTQNPATHHGEFFDFTDVHVLPAPVQAGGVPIVVGGHTPAAARRAGRLGDGFFPAQSTIDDLPPLLDIMRTAAKDAGRDADAIEITAGGGLDLDTVKRFADLGVARLVIPPLAFDVEGLRAALGTFQEKVISKL
- a CDS encoding YqgE/AlgH family protein — its product is MSEEWLKGKLLVSLPNVREDAFYRTVVLVLAHGPQGALGVVLNRPTGIDLAEIFPELKAEAAEPSVIFSGGPVEPDGIICLARGVSADERPGFAPVLDHWGSIDPRALPPEGVDHVRVYRGYAGWSARQLEFELARGSWLVTDVGPFDLTSDEPEGLWERVLERRGPKYARLKNVPRDPSLN
- a CDS encoding DUF2461 domain-containing protein → MMFSPKATRFFEQLAADNTKAFWTEHKAEYDEFVRAPMVALTDELAKTYGPFHIFRPNRDIRFSKDKTPYKTNIAATAETEGGASVYVSFSADGLYAGTGYYRFAKDQIERYRAAVANDGTGAALVKLVAAARQKGYEVHGESLKVAPRGYAKDHPRVDLLRHAGLYVGRVVDDDKVKASLRGGAPVAAWLDEHVGPTTILPEDWRR
- a CDS encoding SDR family NAD(P)-dependent oxidoreductase gives rise to the protein METPLKGKVALVTGASRGIGEFIAKRLGAAGAAVAVSARTLEEGDHQFAGSVTTTVKAINDGGGIAAAFRADLGDHDDRHALVPAVVKEFGPIDILVNNAAITYFEPIDNFSERHYDLMFDVQVKAPFELCQAVLPSMRERKQGWILNISSGAARHPQGPPYGMGMRGGAVYGMCKAALERFSTGLAAEAYRDNIAVNCLSPSGVIATPGVVHHKLDKLVGEENLEPMERMVDAAYAMVTGDPQVLTGKVTYARPFLEEIAAQS